A part of Dermacentor variabilis isolate Ectoservices chromosome 10, ASM5094787v1, whole genome shotgun sequence genomic DNA contains:
- the Ppcdc gene encoding phosphopantothenoylcysteine decarboxylase produces MSTEVSTKTLNILIGCTGSVASIKIPVLVQQLLHQRFQGYAAVDLKVVATSKALHFFERLMIPRSVPLLVDDDEWTTWRKMSDPVLHIELRRWADVMVIAPLDANTMAKIANGLCDNLLTCVVRAWDMQKPLLFCPAMNTHMWCHPITVKHMTILKDLGYTEVPCIEKRLACADRGYGAMAEVPTIVSYVVAAALEKAQQ; encoded by the coding sequence ATGTCCACCGAAGTCTCCACAAAGACTCTGAACATACTCATCGGCTGCACGGGCAGCGTGGCATCCATCAAGATACCCGTGCTAGTCCAACAGCTACTGCACCAGAGGTTCCAGGGGTACGCCGCAGTGGACCTGAAAGTGGTAGCGACGAGCAAAGCGCTTCACTTCTTCGAGCGTTTAATGATTCCGCGCTCGGTACCGCTGCTCGTCGACGATGACGAGTGGACCACTTGGCGGAAGATGTCCGATCCGGTGCTTCACATAGAGCTCAGGCGCTGGGCCGACGTGATGGTGATCGCTCCGCTGGACGCCAACACCATGGCCAAGATAGCGAACGGATTGTGCGACAATCTGCTCACCTGCGTCGTCAGGGCCTGGGACATGCAGAAGCCGCTGCTCTTTTGTCCGGCCATGAACACTCATATGTGGTGCCACCCGATAACGGTGAAGCACATGACGATTCTGAAGGACCTCGGCTACACCGAGGTGCCGTGCATTGAGAAGAGACTCGCTTGCGCGGACCGCGGCTACGGAGCCATGGCCGAGGTGCCCACGATAGTGAGCTACGTTGTAGCAGCCGCCCTAGAGAAGGCGCAGCAGTAA